ATGAGGAGCAAAAGCGATGGCCGCGGCAGCCAGTACGGCCCGGAAACGGCCGCGGTCGCAACCCGTGATGCCGTTCATGATTCCTCCGGCATCAGAGCCAGCGCTTCCATGCAGGTATGTGCATGAACCGCGCCCGCACCGGGAGCAATGTCCCCGCCGGGCAAACGCAGCGCGTAGCGGCGGCCTTCCCGTTCGGCTTCCAGCACCAGACCGGCCAGACGGCTGATGCGCTCCTCGTAGCCGAATCCGGCCAGGGCGTTCCAGTCGAGAAAGACGGTGCGCGCCGCTCTGACCTGAAACTCCTTGGAGAAGAGTCCCATGCCGCGCGCCGACGCCTTCCAGGAAATGCGGGAAAGATGATCGCCGGGCTGATACGGCCGGATTTCCGATACCTCGCCGGACGAATCCGCCGCCCCGCCAAGCCCTTCATCACCCTGTCCACCCAGCAACTGCCGGATCCGGAGATCCGGAGGCAACGGTTTCGGATACACCAGCCCGGACACGGACAGCTGAAGGGGACTCCAGGCCCTAGGGTGTGTTTGCAAACTTTATAACCAGCGTGGTTTGGTGTAGCTTTTGGACATGTGTTATACCGATATTTCCGATGAAACCTGGCAACGGCTTGAGCCCGTTCTGCCGCTTGAGGGTTCGCCCAAAGGCGGCCGTCCGGCCAAAGATAAACGAACATTCATAAATGCAATCATCTGGCTGCTGCGCACCGGGGCTCCCTGGAGGGCCCTGCCGAAAGAGTATGGGTCATGGAATGCCGTGTATTCCCGCTTTCGGCGTTGGCAGATAAAAGGATCCTGGAAAGCAGTCTTTCTCGCTCTGGCGTCTGACCCCGATCTCGAAGCGGTAATGATTGACGGTACGTACATCCATGCCCACAAACATTCGGCTGGCGCAAAAGGGGGCAGCACAGACAAGCTCTGGGCCGCAGTCGTGGAGGTTTTACCTCCAAGCTGCATGCACAGGTAGACGCGCTCGGCAATCCTGTATCGTTTTTCCTTACAGGAGGTGAATGCGCGGATATCAGTGTTGCACCACAATTACTTGAAGGGGTTCGTGATTGCACTGTCATTGCCGATAAAGGGTATGACAGCGAGCCGTTAGTTCAACTTCTTGAAGCAAGAGGCTGTACCGTAGTTATTCCTCCACGCTCAAATCGTAAAACACCTCGTCGGTATGATCGGCATCTTTATAAGGAACGGCACCTTGTTGAATGCTTTTTCAGTAAAATCAAAGAGTACCGCAGAGTGGCAACACGTTATGAAAAGCTTGCCCAGACTTTTCTTTCTTTCGTTTACCTGGCAGCTTCAATGATTTGGATCAAATCATTGCTGTCCGGCTAAGGGATAAGAAAAGAGTCCAAAATCTCAGCGATGTGTGGTAAAAGAAATCACCACAACATCTTGCCACACAAGGAGATTTTGGACTTGAGTCACCATAATACACTATTCTCCCAGACGCTATCTCTGATTCCCAGACATGTTTTTCAGAAACTCGAAAGACGGCACAAAACCGGGCGCTCGTCGCGTCAATTCGGTT
Above is a window of Desulfomicrobium orale DSM 12838 DNA encoding:
- a CDS encoding DUF58 domain-containing protein, whose protein sequence is MPPDLRIRQLLGGQGDEGLGGAADSSGEVSEIRPYQPGDHLSRISWKASARGMGLFSKEFQVRAARTVFLDWNALAGFGYEERISRLAGLVLEAEREGRRYALRLPGGDIAPGAGAVHAHTCMEALALMPEES
- a CDS encoding IS5 family transposase (programmed frameshift), with the protein product MCYTDISDETWQRLEPVLPLEGSPKGGRPAKDKRTFINAIIWLLRTGAPWRALPKEYGSWNAVYSRFRRWQIKGSWKAVFLALASDPDLEAVMIDGTYIHAHKHSAGAKGGKHRQALGRSRGGFTSKLHAQVDALGNPVSFFLTGGECADISVAPQLLEGVRDCTVIADKGYDSEPLVQLLEARGCTVVIPPRSNRKTPRRYDRHLYKERHLVECFFSKIKEYRRVATRYEKLAQTFLSFVYLAASMIWIKSLLSG